The following are from one region of the Myotis daubentonii chromosome 2, mMyoDau2.1, whole genome shotgun sequence genome:
- the LOC132226034 gene encoding C-type lectin domain family 1 member A-like, whose protein sequence is MELISGNSGFPPLPTKVQGWKCHPCEDNWHQHGENCYSFSTQPTPWRNCEVYCATRSSSFLKLNTEKEMDFVQNFLMKQCQIRTEKFWISLYYNSSERKSAWKDGSAFTLDKLQLRKPDVASNHCKYMKNGQLFDGNCKDPGYCICKKTAYGD, encoded by the exons ATGGAATTGATTTCAGGAAATTCAGGGTTTCCCCCACTGCCAACAAAAGTTCAAG GTTGGAAATGTCACCCTTGTGAGGACAACTGGCACCAGCATGGGGAAAACTGCTACTCTTTTTCTACACAACCAACTCCTTGGAGAAATTGTGAAGTTTATTGTGCTACTCGGTCTTCAAGTTTTCTTAAACTAAATACTGAAAAAGAAATG GATTTTGtacaaaattttttaatgaagcaATGTCAGATTCGGACAGAAAAGTTTTGGATCAGTTTATATTACAACAGCAGTGAACGGAAATCGGCTTGGAAAGATGGCTCAGCTTTTACCTTGGACAA GCTCCAGTTAAGAAAACCTGACGTTGCCTCTAATCATtgcaaatatatgaaaaatggTCAGTTATTTGATGGAAATTGTAAAGACCCTGGTTATTGTATATGTAAGAAGACAGCATATGGAGATTAA